The Bactrocera dorsalis isolate Fly_Bdor chromosome 3, ASM2337382v1, whole genome shotgun sequence genomic interval GTGGGGTAGCCTATATGCGAAATGGAGTAAGGGAGGGGAAGTGgagaaaagaaattaattaagtgCTTTGTAAACGTGCAAATGACAAGAGTGTGCAAAACAGAatgaaagttaataaaatagtGAGAGCTGGCAGAAAAGCAAAGAGATGTTCGGAAGCAAATGAGCAAGAGATTTGGTTAAAAGTTCCATTGTGTTCAATTCCACTTGATATAATGGCGGACTAATGATTGAATTGTGATGCTAATGCTAAGCTGTTGACTTAAAATTTTCAGCCGCttaagtttttctttatttaatattatttttatctttgtcttgctttttaaaataatttttgagtatTTTGAAAGTATCAACTTACTACTTTACATTTGAACACAATAAATCGATTAGCTTCATCTCGTGAAAAAAGAGTACGAAGAGTGTTacgagtagaatttgaaatgctTTTAATGAAATATGAGCGATATGAGGTTAGattataactaaaataattacaaataataattttgaaattatttaaatattttatagcttaattaagtatattaaattagatttcattaaaaatatctgAATATCTTGATGATATTGAAAGTATACGACTTTTCAACTGGATTGTAGGCTTTCTGAATACTGTCTATCTAGTTAAAGAATTGGTTATAATTGGGTGAAAACTATATCCAAGTGCCACATTGACATTAACTTGTTTTACTAGTGATGACTGGTTTTCAGCTATCATCCAGCAATATtttgctacaattttttttaaagaaaattacaaacaaaaaaattaagtgaaagaaCTTGAAAGAAACGCTTTAACACCAAACAGggttgttttatttaaaaaaaaaaattttgtaaaaaattaaattttaaattttggggatttaaaatttttttgttttaaaaataaagaatttattatgtttttttataaataaaattgaataaataaattgaaaattgtatttttaaggtCCGTCTCAGTGCTCAAAAGTATTGAAGATGATTGATTTCCCTGTGCGATTTCTCTAGTTCAAAAGGATTAATtcttaaataattgttttttttttttaattcttaattataTACTtgggattatttttttaatacgatatttgaaattaaaaactaaaaacctttttttaataGCGTTTTCGGGTTAacccaaaaaatttaatttaaatatttttctttatttttacgttgaaattaaaattaattaaatactaattcattaaaatatatttttaacagcaatgaaaaatatatacacacatacagtgaTCGTGCCAACATAGAATAATTAGTAGCAAATCAAATACAGGCATTTGTGCGATTAATATGTATGAAGGCCACTACTTACAAGGTTCAGATATTCCAATTTCTTTATGAATGAACATTTTGTGGTTTGATTTGTTTGTGACGTTCGTTAATTTGTTAATAGTTTTGCGTATTAGTAAGGTGTTTGTAGacgaaaaattttgcaagtTTTAATGAAAGCGTTGAGAGTGAATGATTGTCGTTGTTTTTAGTGTTGTATGCGAAGAAaggaaaaatatcgaaaatttttaattttaaagagaatgtttcaaaaaaagaattaatatttttgttttgttcaaaTAGATGTATTCAAATAAgtagttattttatattgtttattttaattacgttttaaatattaaaaataaaaacaacaattaaattgATAAAGCGCGTTGTTAgcggtattttttgttttgtagaaatatgcagagacaaacaaacatacaaacatatgcaaaGTGAGTGATGAAGAAtgcatttgtgtttgtttttgtttttatatttgtttttgttatttttagacGTAGAAAGGGGAAgacacaaaacaaaacacaaatgttttaatttaatttctttatataaagtatacatacatacaaatatgcttaatataaaaatatctgcTGATTATTGTGAAAGGAACAGTAAAACTCTTTGTTGTCAGCTAAAATCTCTGTGGAATTGTGTGTGTAGTGGTCTACTGTACACAAATTGGCTTACTAACGtataatatttgtgtgtatgtttgaatgtgtgtgcatgtgggtGTGTATGGTGACTACTGAGTATCTAAGTGCGAGTGAATAATTGCAATTTTTGATATCAGCGTatttatgtgtgagtgtgtgtgtgtaattagaTCGTTAGCTACTTTCGACTGCTGTTTCTGCAAAACttatcttttttaataaatgctgTCTTTTCTCTGAATtagttaatataaatatgtatacagaatttataaagtttttatatagaataaaatatctgaagcaatacatatttatgactaAGAAGAGTTAcacgaatttcgaaaattagcACGAAATTTTCATAAGTGCTTGCCATTTGCTAAACAATATGGCAATTGCAATCTGTGTTTGTATTGGTTCAATGTTGCGCTTTCAGTTCTTAAATGGGGAATGACTATGAATCACGCATCTGTtctaatttatgcaaatatgtagTTATAGATATGTGTAGACATATACAGAGGTTGAATTATATCAGAAAGGTGGTCTATCCAatggagtgtgtgtgtgtgtgagggtgGCAAAACTTACAGTGGGCGATTCCAGACCCATTTTGGGTAGGACGGAACCACGTCCGGGGCGTATTATCAGGCCATCCGCATCCTGCAAGTAAAAATAAAGGAGAAAGTTAGAAAATAAAGCACAAGaataatacatttataatgGTAGCGTGATGAAGAGTTTGACAACTTTAATTTAATCTAAAATAAATTGGTACTAAAatgttaaagaaattaaaatataaaagttgcATTTTCAGTCTCAAgtctattttaattttgcaacaaatattgatatatgtatgcaatattGACTTTATACAGAGCGTCAGACGATAAAAAAGTAGGTGAATGGGCGCTGGCATAAGTATAATATCGCCAAGATGCtgcatttaattaaaagaataaaTTTCTGTAAGCAACTGCAAGTAAtcacaagtaaataaataaatgtgtcaaCTCGTGCACAATGggtaattaagaaataaaaattaaaaataataataataaaggaaaAACATTGACTTCGTCTGCACTGAagatataatacccttcacagatccACTACGTATaaaatggtatatacatataaaagaagaaagttatattacttttaacaatcagtttgtatgacagctaggAGCTATAGTGGTGCGATTTGAACAATATGTTTGAAGATGGTAGCAATGCTTTGGTAAATagtctatgccaaatttcgtaaagaaaaaCTTTCCTTACAAAGCTTTCAATTTGATcggtgagtttgtatggcagttatattgTTACACATTCAGCCACCACAGCTACCACAGCTACTACAGCTACTACAGCCACTATATCCccagcagtagcaacaacaatcaacCCGATATTCCAGAGCTGATACATACGCACGAACATACAGACAACATAATTTCACAACGAACTGATAACATACGCATGAACTTATAGACGAACATAATGAGctgataaacaaatataattggACACTCAGACAATAACATACGATCAGCCACTAAAGCGATAACACATctgtatacatacttaaatacttaCGCGATAGAATTTGACACTCTTTGAAAACTGACCTTTTCTAACTTCAAAGAAATCCGAACCAAAATTAATTGGACACTTCTTAAAAgtcaaattacaaatatttcatttgatgcTCACCGACGATCAGCTTATCAGCTAAGTATAAAAGACAAGACGTGACAATAAATCAGCCCAGTCAGTCAGTTCAGTTCAACTCTACTATTTCATTTGTTCAACGAGCAGAACAATTCTCTAAAGACGAAAGCCTGGAATGAAGAATTAAGGACAACAAGGACAACAAAGACGACAACTAAAGCCAGGACTCCAGTTTAAGTATCCTTTCATAAAAAGCTTATTCAATTCCTTTTGCAGCTCTTAAATCCACGATtgtaataaaagaaagaaagaatatctagtcttttatttttaaatcaggaatataaaaaaaaaagaagataggTTATTGCAACGCAAAACCTATTATTGGCGCAGTCGGCAAACGAACAGAGCAAGGAAGTTCTTATTTCTTTTAAGCTAAAGAATAATGTTCTTTGGATCTGAATAAAAATCCAATAAAGAACATTAATTCAAATAAAGTttggaagaaaaagaaattgaatcCGGTAAAACAGGTGTGAAAGACTCACTTGTGTATATCGAGagcattaatttttatgaaaccgTACCACAtaccaaaaaggaaacaaaaggATACTGAGGAAATGGCAACACCTGAGCAAGCAGTACAACAAGGATTAGCAGGAAACACCATGGAAATAAAATTCGACCCGCTCAAATTCATCAGCAGAATGGGTGAGTATAATGGTGAAACTACAGCCGAACTTGTACAATTTGTGAACAAAGTGGAATTATTGCTACATAGTATGAGCAATTATTCTATACAATCGCAAAAATTCATAGTATTACAAATTCGCGACAAAATTGTCGGTAAAGCAAATACCACACTATTAAGGTATAGTATTGATACCACGAGTTGGAGTGAGATTAAAAGGATATTAATCGAAAACTTCAGCGAGAGAAACACTTTTCTGCAATTACACGAAAAAGCAGAAAAGGtggttcataaaaatattacacaaaCGTATAACgaattgtcaaatattttaacgcgaatgaataataaatatcaTCTATCGACAGAAAGATCAATAGACAGAACGCCGGAAAGTAACGAGGaatcaattttgaatttatttaaagaaaaaataccgaTTAATGCAGCGAGCATTATCATATCGCGAAATATAACTACTTTATTTGAAGCTTACAGGTTATTAGAATTAAACAATTGGACACGGTTTGACagtaagtataaaaattatagaaacacTTCGAATTTCAACAAGGGAAATAACGCGAACGCAAACAGGAATAACCAGCAATACAACGAACACAGTGGTCAATCTGGAAATTTTAGACAGAATTTTCAATACAACACGCAGAGGAACAATATACAGCAAAACacgcaaaattttcaacaaaacagACGTCCGCAAAACTTTCAACAAAACGGATACCAACAAAACTTTCAGCAAAACGAacatcaacaaaattttcagacGCGAACACAGTTTTCAAgagcaaacaacaacaccagacaGACGAGAAGACAACCAGTGGAACCAATGGAGGTAGACAAtgtattaattgaaaattttccgaAACCAGCCTCGGAGGACGAAACATACCAATGATTGAAGTAACAATTGGAGGAATTAAggtaaaattattaatagattCAGGCGCGGAAGCATCAGTGATAAAACCAGGAATTTTTCCACAAGTGTTAGAAAGAAAATTTAGAATACCGAAAAATGTTATAACAGGAAGACAACAAGAAATAGCAGACAAATACATCAAAACGTGGTTACCCAGTGAATTTAATGACAGTACAAAACAGACGATAACTTTTTTAGTAATGAATGCTTTTAAGAACAGAAAATATGACGGAATATTAGGAAATGACGTTATGATTCCGTTAGGAATTGAATTTTCATACAAGACGAACACATTGAACGTAAATGGACAAGTAGTAAAATTCAAGAATTTAGacgaaaataaatgtgaaaaactcaaagaaaacaaactaaaaagtgtaattgaaagaaaaaatagtgaaaagtgTTACGAGAATATAGAATATTACGACGGTATAAAAGATTTATTTAACGAAAAAGATTCAAGTGCATacattaatgaaatattaaaaactgaagTGTTAACCTTTGTGAAAgatgaaaacaaagaaatttttaataaattaaaaaacgcgaAAATGAATTCCGAAGAGAGTGAAGCATTACAAAATTTgattcataaaaataaagatttatttttcaaagaaggtGACGTGTTAACAAGCGTAAAAGAAGTGCAACATAATATTGATACAAGTACAGATAGGCCGATATATACGAAATTGTATAGGTACCCCGAAATacataaaagtgaaataaaaaatcaaattactgAAATGGAAAAGAACGGTATAATACAAAAAAGCTGTTCACCGTATAATGCACCCTTATGGATTGTACCAAAGAAAATGGACAATTCAGGAATGCAAAAGTGGAGAATAGTTATTGATTATCGCAGGTTGAATGAAATTACAATAGAAGACAAATTTCCAATACCTAATATCGAAAGCATTTTTGATAAGCTGGGAAAGGCTCAATATTTCACAACGTTGGATTTGGCCaaaggatttcatcaaattctaGTAAACCCGAAGGATAGACACAAAACAGCATTTTCGACAGAATACGGACATTATGAATACATTCGAATGCCATTTGGATTAAAGAATGCACCTGCAACTTTTCAAAGGATGATGAACCATGTCCTACAAccattcataaataatatttgtgtagtCTATCTCGATGACATACTAATTTTCAGTACAAGCCTTCAAGAACACGTAAGTTCAATTCAAAAGATATTCAACAAATTAagagaatataatttaaaaattcaaatagatAAAtgctcatttttcaaaaaagaaacaGATTTTTTAGGTCACATTATAACAAACGAAGGATTGAAACCAAACCCGAAGAAAATTGAAGTAATTGAAAAGATCAAGCTACCTACAACAGTAAAGGAAATCAAATCGTTCCTTGGAATAACAGGATATtacagaaaatttataaaagactacAGTCGAATTGCTTATCCAATggtaaagtatttgaaaaaagataaaaaaattgataataatgatattaagtatattaacgcttttgaaaaattaaagcaattatTAATTGACTacccaattttaaaatatccaaatttcgaaaaacaatttGTCTTAACGACAGACGCAAGTACATTCGCAATTGGTGCTGTACTTTCACAGGACGGACACCCCATTTGTTACGCAAGTAGAACACTTTGcgatagtgaaaaaaattattcaaccattgaaaaagaattattagcaatagtatgggcatgtaaatattttcgacCATATTTGTATGGTAAACGTTTTAAATTACAGACAGATCACAAACCATTAATCTGgttaaacaatttga includes:
- the LOC125777021 gene encoding GATA zinc finger domain-containing protein 14-like; protein product: MKPYHIPKRKQKDTEEMATPEQAVQQGLAGNTMEIKFDPLKFISRMGEYNGETTAELVQFVNKVELLLHSMSNYSIQSQKFIVLQIRDKIVGKANTTLLRYSIDTTSWSEIKRILIENFSERNTFLQLHEKAEKVVHKNITQTYNELSNILTRMNNKYHLSTERSIDRTPESNEESILNLFKEKIPINAASIIISRNITTLFEAYRLLELNNWTRFDSKYKNYRNTSNFNKGNNANANRNNQQYNEHSGQSGNFRQNFQYNTQRNNIQQNTQNFQQNRRPQNFQQNGYQQNFQQNEHQQNFQTRTQFSRANNNTRQTRRQPVEPMEVDNVLIENFPKPASEDETYQ